AAAACACACGGTATCCCCTCTTTTACAAAATTttgttttacatgttaagcactttttcctcaactttaatcatgtatatccattctttaatcaggatttggcattagaggaatgacagctgaagtagctatggccattcgcatgtctgcgaatgctgctctggatttagataaggctcgagccttgttgcctaaaagaaaagctacaaaggaaagttctgaagaagaagaggagggtacctccctaattaccaggccaagggccAGGAGACGAATAATAATTGATAATGAAATTGAAAACTCTCCTGCTCGTACCTccaccaccgagcctgttttgattcaatctGATATGGAtgccgaaccaagagataataatgaaTCAATTCAGCACctttttgacagtggtttcgagagtggcgagctcggacctgtttttgacgaagctcctctttcctcacttgttcctatttcctccattcctctgcctACCGTAAGTGTTTCTTTACCAGCTTTAACACCTTCCATTTGTTTGCCAATTTCTACTGCTCCTATATCTGTTCCCTTGGCTACTTCAACCGCACCTGCTTCTGCTCCGGTGTTGGTTTCGACATCTTTTCCCTCCATTCCTTCTATTCCCTCCactgctcctcttccctctgttcatcatacaaAGACAGGTTCTAGCAGCGGAAATATGTcaatgagaagtgttactttggaagttcctgccaatcatagcctcctGAGGAAGACTggcagagccgatgtttggctcgaacctctcattggagatatcgagaagaagaagatggagagacatagctgcttaactttgatgaacgacgtagttcattctactttgaaggtatttctaccaacaagtttttttttaaattatcttcaatttctcatttccatgacttacctctgtaggctaaccttattaGCACGGAACTAATGAGAAGAATTTCCTTACTGGAAAGAAaagctcgtgagtctgaaaagtctatccacgaggctgaggaaatagctaggggagcccaACTTGAAGCAACCAACTGGAAGGAACAGTTTGAAAATGCTCAAGGAACTATAGaagagttgcaagaagataaaaacctcctagagcagcaaaaccgtggtttaacttctgaGCTGGCAACAGTCaaagcttcttcaagccaattgaaaagagacaaagagcttttggaatgctctttatcagaacaattatccagagctagtgaagaagttagagagctgaaggcacttttggctaaaaaggaagaatatgcaggagagttagtgcaaatcttgactcaagctcaggctgacttacagacttcttctgtCGAGATTCaagccttgaagagttctcatgcttcttttgaagcttcccttgattcccatttagctgaaaatcaaattttaaaaaacgatcttgctatgtgggaaaaggaatatggacttctagaggaaaattttaacatagaagtgagttgggcttttctgaattctcgtcgtgatgctttgacggaagctgctcaagagggttttgacttgcagtctgaactggctaaagtcatagataccatcgagaaaagccaacagtctactgatactccttctcctgccctTGAAGTTCCTGAAAATGTTGctattccagcttcagagggtgaaacttctacaaCCCAGTCTATGGAAGTTGAAGCTTCTGTGACAATCCCCTCAACTGAATGATGGTTTGAtcccttagttttttttttaaaggattttttggtgaaagtccccagttatcataatggggcaatTGTATAAACTTtcattgactaagtttctacttagtctttttaattagaTCAAGAAGTTTGCTaatacttcaatgtgttctactcttgccttttctttacttatttaggacttatagaatagtttagcatt
This genomic stretch from Nicotiana sylvestris chromosome 9, ASM39365v2, whole genome shotgun sequence harbors:
- the LOC138877194 gene encoding uncharacterized protein gives rise to the protein MDAEPRDNNESIQHLFDSGFESGELGPVFDEAPLSSLVPISSIPLPTVSVSLPALTPSICLPISTAPISVPLATSTAPASAPVLVSTSFPSIPSIPSTAPLPSVHHTKTGSSSGNMSMRSVTLEVPANHSLLRKTGRADANLISTELMRRISLLERKARESEKSIHEAEEIARGAQLEATNWKEQFENAQGTIEELQEDKNLLEQQNRGLTSELSELAKVIDTIEKSQQSTDTPSPALEVPENVAIPASEGETSTTQSMEVEASVTIPSTE